In the Leptospira sp. WS4.C2 genome, one interval contains:
- the fabG gene encoding 3-oxoacyl-ACP reductase FabG produces MISLTGKTAIVTGGARGIGKATCLKLASLGANIVVADMNPEATNATAEELKSKGYKAIAVVANVSVEEDAQKLIDSAKKEFGTVDILVNNAGITRDTLLMRMKKEQWDAVIAVNLTGTYLCTQAAIKVMMKQENGGSIINLSSISGENGNIGQTNYSASKAGVIGFTKAVALEMASRKVRCNAIAPGFIATEMTEAIPENIRHGMVQAIPLKRAGLPEDIANGIAFLASDASSFITGHVLDINGGGFLPGGGH; encoded by the coding sequence ATGATTAGTTTAACAGGAAAAACAGCCATCGTAACAGGTGGAGCAAGAGGAATTGGAAAAGCAACTTGTTTGAAACTTGCTTCTCTTGGAGCCAACATCGTTGTAGCGGATATGAACCCAGAAGCAACGAATGCCACTGCGGAAGAATTAAAATCCAAAGGTTACAAAGCAATCGCTGTTGTTGCAAACGTTTCTGTTGAAGAAGATGCTCAAAAACTAATTGATTCTGCAAAAAAAGAATTTGGAACCGTAGACATCCTCGTGAATAACGCAGGGATCACTCGTGACACTCTCCTGATGAGAATGAAAAAAGAGCAGTGGGATGCGGTGATCGCAGTAAACCTTACTGGAACATACCTTTGTACACAAGCAGCGATCAAAGTCATGATGAAACAAGAAAATGGTGGATCAATCATCAACCTTTCTTCTATTTCTGGTGAAAACGGAAACATTGGACAAACAAATTACTCTGCATCCAAAGCAGGTGTGATTGGTTTTACTAAAGCTGTGGCTTTAGAGATGGCATCGAGAAAGGTTCGTTGTAACGCGATTGCCCCAGGATTTATTGCCACTGAAATGACAGAAGCAATCCCTGAAAACATCAGACATGGTATGGTGCAAGCAATCCCACTCAAACGTGCTGGTCTTCCTGAAGACATCGCCAATGGAATCGCTTTCCTTGCCTCTGATGCATCTTCCTTTATCACAGGACATGTATTGGATATCAATGGTGGTGGATTTTTACCAGGTGGCGGCCACTAA
- the plsX gene encoding phosphate acyltransferase PlsX: protein MWVAVDAMSGDYGPEGIVEGAVMAVREFGLSVSLVGDEQELLDILLKFDYDTEKIRVIHSTEIIGMNDSPSIAVRAMEDSSVVKAVRLVADKECIGVFSPGNTGATMAAALLHLGRLPGVLRPPIAAHIPREEGPPVLLLDAGANVDCKPEYLAQFAIMGEIYARELFGIQNPKVGILSNGEEDKKGNTVSVKTFDLLKKIPFNFVGNVEGRDLYGGGREVDVVVCDGFIGNIVLKATEGLAKSIFNVLKNSIRQSSLAKTGALLLKSTFTAVKKRLDYAEYGGALLLGVEGICMIGHGSSNALAVKNAVRVISECAKHGINDRIRTRLSEYKTLLSDSV from the coding sequence ATGTGGGTCGCCGTGGACGCGATGAGCGGAGATTACGGCCCTGAAGGTATCGTCGAGGGCGCAGTGATGGCAGTACGAGAATTCGGACTGTCGGTTTCGCTCGTCGGCGACGAACAAGAGTTACTTGATATCCTGTTAAAATTTGATTATGACACTGAGAAAATCCGTGTCATTCATTCTACTGAAATCATCGGTATGAATGATTCTCCTTCGATAGCAGTCCGCGCTATGGAGGATTCTTCCGTAGTCAAAGCAGTTCGTTTAGTGGCAGATAAAGAATGTATCGGTGTGTTTTCTCCGGGAAACACAGGTGCTACTATGGCCGCCGCATTGTTACACCTTGGCCGCCTGCCAGGTGTTCTGCGACCGCCAATTGCTGCTCATATTCCCAGGGAAGAAGGGCCACCTGTGCTTCTGTTAGACGCCGGTGCGAATGTTGATTGTAAACCTGAATATCTAGCTCAGTTTGCGATTATGGGTGAAATTTATGCCCGAGAACTTTTTGGAATCCAAAATCCAAAAGTAGGAATTCTTTCCAATGGGGAAGAAGACAAAAAGGGAAATACAGTTTCTGTCAAAACCTTTGATCTCTTAAAAAAAATCCCGTTCAACTTTGTGGGAAACGTAGAAGGTCGCGATCTTTATGGTGGCGGGCGTGAAGTAGATGTTGTTGTCTGCGATGGTTTCATTGGGAACATTGTTCTTAAAGCAACAGAAGGACTTGCCAAATCCATATTCAATGTATTGAAGAATTCCATCAGACAATCAAGCCTTGCAAAAACCGGAGCACTCCTTTTAAAATCAACTTTTACTGCTGTAAAAAAACGTTTAGACTATGCGGAATATGGCGGTGCCCTTCTTCTTGGTGTAGAAGGGATTTGTATGATAGGTCATGGTTCTTCTAACGCACTTGCTGTGAAAAATGCAGTTCGTGTTATCTCAGAGTGCGCCAAACACGGAATCAACGATCGGATTAGAACAAGACTTAGCGAATATAAAACTCTTTTGAGTGATTCGGTTTAA
- the rpmF gene encoding 50S ribosomal protein L32: MAVPKRRKSKSKVRTKRAHHAIGKPNLNPCSNCGSFVLSHRVCPYCGFYKGKLVVAQKVKKTTEDN, translated from the coding sequence ATGGCAGTCCCAAAGAGACGTAAATCAAAATCGAAAGTTAGAACGAAAAGAGCCCATCACGCGATAGGCAAGCCTAACTTAAACCCGTGTTCCAATTGTGGTTCATTTGTTCTGTCCCACCGTGTTTGCCCTTATTGCGGTTTTTATAAGGGAAAACTCGTAGTCGCTCAAAAAGTTAAAAAAACGACCGAAGATAACTAA